The genomic region AGGTTACCCTTATCAAGGAGTACCGACAGAAGATTGAGGCCGAGCTCGCCAAAATCTGCGACGACATTCTCGAGGTTCTCGACCAGCACCTTATTCCCTCTGCCAAGTCTGGCGAGTCCAAGGTTTTCTACCACAAGATGTAGGCGCAAACTCGTAGCATCCAGTCACATACTTTTATTGACCAGTCTTGCAGGAAGGGTGACTACCACCGTTACCTTGCCGAGTTCGCCATCGGTGACCGTCGCAAGGACTCTGCCGACAAGTCCCTCGAGGCCTACAAGGCTGCTACTGAGGTTGCCCAGACTGAGCTCCCTCCCACCCACCCTATCCGCCTGGGTCTTGCCCTTAACTTTTCAGTTTTCTACTACGAAATCCTCAACGCCCCTGACCAGGCTTGCCACTTGGCCAAGCAGGCATTTGACGACGCTATTGCTGGTACGACCCGTGGACTGCTTCCAATTGGCCAACGTTATACTGACATGGAATCCACAGAGCTCGATACCCTGAGCGAGGAGAGCTACAAGGACTCTACACTGATTATGCAACTGCTCCGTGACAACCTTGTGAGTTTCCGGATTGCTCTTTTTCACCTATTCGACGACAGCTAACACAGTGACAGACTCTCTGGACCTCCTCTGAGGCCGAGACCTCCGCTGCTGGTCAGGCTGAGGCTCCCAAGGAGGACGCACCTGCGGCTGCCACCGAGGAGCCAGCTGCCCCGGCTGAGGAGCCTAAGGCCGAGTAAGGAGTCGACTAGTGATTTGTCTATGCAGGTGTCAGGTGGACTGGTGTCTACGGAGTGTGGACGGAAGACCTCGTTTTTGATCAAGAGCTTCGGCATCGTTTCAGTACAGACAATGGCCATGGAAGGGCTGACTTTTCCACCAACGGGCTGGCAAGGAGAGTCTACAACAGAGCACTTTTACGTTCTGCTTTTAGACTGTTAATGCGTTGGCCGTCTGGACAACAAAAATACTAAAATTACTTTCAATACACGAAATATATGACTAGTGATGACGCAGCTGAAGAAACTGAATTGGGTTTTTGGCATACAAGCAACAACACCAGGTTGCGGTGCCAGGTATCTTGCTTGATTGCTGGCCGGGTTCTTGGATCGTTGATCCCGACACAGTTCATGCCCTTGCCAAGATATATGCGGACAAGAGTACTCTGTCATGGTTGGTTCAACCATAATCTGATTATGAGGAGGCCGTAAAGTCAAGTCTTATCTTTCGAAGTTTTATTTGAAGGATGTGATTCCTGTTCATCCTCAATAACGGCAAAGTGAACTCGAAGCCACAAACTACAGTCGAGACAGCCAACCACAAGCTCCCCCTCATCACTCACTTCTTCCAAGTCTGCTTCGCAAAACTCATAGCTGTGCTCATTCCCACAGCGACAAGGGCGGTACCAGCATTCCTGATCCTCATCAAATGCCAGATCATCTAGGTCAACACTTTCCACGCCGATCTGAAAAGAGccatctctcttctcgctCGGGCGAGACACTCGCAGCGCGGCGTCGTAAGCTGCCCGACAAGAAGGGTCGGAAAGGATGGTGAGAGCAGTTGTGATTTGGTCGACTGTGAAGCAAACAGAGGATGGATCTGAATTTGTGACTTTGTCTGGGTGGTTACGGAGGAGGGCCCGGTGATAGGCGCGCTTTATGAGGGGTGTAGAATCATGCTGTGTGTCGAGTAGCGTGGGTGTGAGGTTGAGGACTTGGTAATGCGTTGCCACTTCTGGTGAGGCCATGCTATGGGGTCGAGTTATACAGATGCGCGTTTGTCAAGTGAATTCTGGACAACTAAAAGCTTGAAGGCTTCAATGCCTGATATCACGTGATACGCATTCAacagatgatggatggagcTGTTGTGAAATCGCAGATATCTATCTACCTTGGGTTACGTGGAGAAATGAGAGCCATATTAATGTTAGTTGGTGTAGAAGATAGGAGATTCATGTCCCAGAACCTCCAGACGCAATGGTAGTTGGGTGGCCTGTAATTTACGAAAGGGAAGCTGGATCTTGAGTGCACAATCGTTCTTTGACAAGACGGTCGCTGATATTGTTGTACATAAAAATACATGGTGAATGTACAGGGCGCGCCAAAGCAGTCATtccatctctcttcttcttgtttaTTTGGGGAACTTGGTCCAACCGTATTTGCCCACCTGTTAGTGTAGTTAGCAACACATGCTCCCTTGGACGATCAAGGCAGTCAATCTTTGATCTTACCCTCTTCCAGCGCTTGATAAGACTGGGCATATCCAACATGgctttccttcttgtctCCATCCTGCAGTATGGTTAGTCATTGTTGTTCTAGGCTCATCACAGGACATAGCCAGCCAGTCTGTGATCGCCGTGATGGGACCGTCCACGTACTTTGCAATCATATGTCGTTCGTGGATATGACCCTTGACCTTCTGTCCCACGCCAGTACCCTTGACTCTCAGACCATGCTCAACACGGTGAGCCAGCTTGTACTCAGTGCCCTTACGTGTTTCTGGCAGCAGATCCTCGACGCCGTTCTCACGGGCCATCTTGACCAGCTCAGCCTGGCGACGCTGCGAGTAGACAGGGTCCTGCCATTTACCTGTCACTGGGTGCTTGTAGAAGCGGAAAGGGTTCGGTCTCTCCTCCTGGTATCGGGTCTTTGGGGTGTTTTCGGGGAGGATGGCGGCGGGAGGATAGCGGGCGAAGAAGCGCTGCAGTGGTGCGGGCAGCGACTTTGCAAGCCCGATGAACTGTGATGTTGATGCCATGGTGATTTGCTATGATTTGCCGTGCTGAAGGGCAATCAATTGCATGCCCCGGAACCGAAAGAATGATCACGAATTTGAAGCTTTCCAATCTTCAAGGCTACCTTACGCTCCCCAAGTTTTCAGATAGACCCCCGGCTCGCCCATGCAGGTGGACCCCCATTATTGTTTATCAGCCAATGATTCGTCATAGCACCACCTAGAGCTAGACCCACACTGCCTCAGCCTTGTCAACTCTGTCATTCAACAGCAAATCATCAGTCATCACTTCTATTTGTGGTGGGCGACTGCCTAATAGAAATCTCGTAATAACATATCGCTCtattgtttcttttcttccatcACACAAAAATGCCTCTCGATATCGAAGAAATCTTGCGGCAAAAGAAGGCTGCGGATGCCGCCGCCGCAAAGCCTAGGTTCATCCCCAAGGCCGAACGAGAGCGACTAGCAGCtgaaaaggcaaagaaggaggaagacgagcagaagcgcaaggctTCCGAAGACGCGCAGAAACGGCGAGAGGAAGAGCAAAAATGGGCCGCCAGATCGAACGGCTCTTCAAGGCACAACGATTCTACGAATGGATCATCGCGCGTACCGACGGGCCCCAAGGCTATGAATCAGGAGAATGGCCGTGATCGAGACGGATATCGAGATCAAGGGCGAGGGAGGGGCAGGGGGAGAGAAGGTCGGAAGGGAGATAAACAGGCTGCGGATAAGCAGTCTGCAGAGGATATCGAGGCCACTCTCCTCCGATCACGATACCTGGGGCCCCAAGTTAACCAACAGTCCAACTTTTCGGCGAAGAAGAAACGAATGCGAACAACAGAGAAAAAGTTCAATTTCGAGTGGGACGCTGATGAAGACACGTCACGCGACAACGATCCCTTATATACTCGACAGGCCGTCAACCACAATGGATCATTCGCCGGTGTTGGTGGAGAATTCGACGATGAAGCCGAGGAGCGCGCTCGCAAACGAGCTCGAATGATAGAGCAGAGAGATCCAGAGAATGGAAAAGAGAGAGCAAAGGGTATCATGGAAGACTTCTTCCGAGCACGCGACAAAGCGAGACAACGAGCTGATCGAACAGGACTGGGCAAGCGATGGTCTGAAAAGTCTTTAGAAGATATGCGCGAGCGGGATTGGCGTATTTTCAAAGAAGATTTTGGAATCGCTACAAAGGGTGGCATGATTCCGAACCCCATGCGCAGCTGGCAAGAATCGAATCTCCCTAAGCGCTTGCTCAACATTGTCGAGGATGTGGGTTACAAGGAGCCGACGCCCATTCAACGAGCTGCAATCCCTATCGCGCTGCAAGCCCGCGATCTCATCGGTGTAGCTGTCACTGGTTCCGGAAAGACAGCCGCCTTCCTACTACCGCTGTTAGTGTATATCTCTGATCTACCGCCCCTTGACGAGCTCAATAAGAACGACGGCCCCTACGCTCTCATCATGGCCCCGACTCGAGAACTGGTGCAGCAGATCGAGTCTGAAGCCAGGAAGTTTGCTGGTCCTCTCGGCTTTCGCGTTGTGAGCATTGTCGGTGGCCACTCTATCGAGGAACAAATATACAACATGCGCGATGGTGCTGAGATTATCGTTGCTACACCGGGTCGTCTTATTGACTGTCTTGATCGACGAGTGCTCGTCCTAGCACAATGTTGCTATGTCATTATGGATGAAGCAGATCGTATGATCGACATGGGTTTTGAAGAACCTGTTAACAGGATTCTCGAAGCACTACCTGTTAACAACGAGAAGCCGGATACGGAAGATGCCGAAGATGCAACAAAAATGAAGCGTTATTTAGGTGGAAACGATCGTTACAGACAGACTATGATGTATACAGCAACTATGCCGCCTCAGGTGGAAAAGATTGCGAAGAAGTACCTCCGCCGTCCAGCTATCGTCACCATTGGTAACGTAGGCGAAGCCGTTGACACTGTCGAGCAGCGTGTCGAGTTCATTCCCGGTGAGGACCGTCGCAAGAAGCGTCTTCAGGAGATACTTGCCTCGAATGATTTTGCGCCACCCATCATTGTCTTTGTCAACATCAAGCGCAACTGTGATGCTGTCGCCCGCGATATCAAGCAGATGGGCTGGACGGTTGCCACACTCCATGGTTCCAAGACTCAGGAACAGCGGGAAGCTTCTCTCCAGTCAGTGCGCAACGGCACGACACAAGTTCTCGTTGCGACTGATCTTGCTGGCCGTGGTATCGATGTTCCCGATGTCTCCCTCGTCGTCAATTTCAATATGGCCCCTAAAATCGATAGCTACACACATCGTATCGGTCGAACAGGTCGTGCTGGCAAGAGTGGTGTTGCCATTACGTTTCTGGGTCCTGAGGACGCTGATACCATGTACGATCTCAAGCAAATCCTCAGCAAGAGCTCCATCTCCAAGGTGCCAGAAGAGCTGAAGAGACATGAGGCCGCACAGTCAAAACCAGTACGTGGTGACGGCGGAGGATCAAGGAAAGATAAGGAAGAAGGGCTTGGGAAAGGAGGCTGGTAGAAACTGATACTGGACAATAATTTAGGCGACATAAAATCATTGAAATGGAAAAATTCATTAGTCTCATCAACCAGAAGAAAGAACCCGCAGAGTGAACCCATTTATAAATATCACTTCCACATCTCCCATGAATTCTTTTCTACATCTGAAGCACACTCATTGCAAAGCACACACTCTTTCACATGTCTTCcttttatcttatcttatctacTCCAGCTTTAGCTGCTCAAACTGCTTGATAGTCTCctcgaagctgttgagctcTTGCTTGGCATCTGCCAATCTCTTCTCGTCTGTCTCGCGGACGGCGTCTGAGACCTTCTCAAGGTAGCCAGGATCATTGAGAATCTTCTCCTGTTTTTGGATGCTgctcttggccttgtcgagcttcttctgcgCCTTGGCGATCTCAGCGTCGAGGTCAACGCGGCCCTTTACGTGAAGGAAAACGGAGGCCTCGGTTGAGACAGGATAGGCGACGCACCCGGCGGGTCTAGTAGCATCGGGGGTGAGGATCTCGACTCCCTTGATACCCTTACCGCTCAAGGTCTTAATAGAAGACGACTGATCCTTAACGGTAGTGAGAGCAGTATCGTTGTAAGCCTGGATGATAACTATGAATGAGTCAGTAAAAATCGTTTACAGGATCACAGGTTTATAGCACTTaccctcagcctcatccttgaGGGCGTACTCAGCCATCAGTGAGCGAGCAGCCTTGGAGCAGCCTAGAACAAGCTCGTAAGCGCGCTCAGACTCGGGGTCATCAAGCTGCTCGTGGTAGACGGGGTACTTCGCGACCATGATAGACTTGGTCTGATCCTCAGGTCGCCGGGGCATTCGTTGCCACATCTCCTCAGTAATGAAGGGCATGAAAGGGTGGATCATGGTGAGAGCGGCCTCGAGAGCAGTATAGAGAGTCTGGATAGCAGACTCACGCTCCTTTGGAGTACCGTCACGGATGATGGCCTTTGAGTTCTCGATGTAGACATCGCAAAGCTCGTTGTACCAGTAGCGGTAGACGATCAATGTTGACTTGGAAAACTCGCGATCCTCAAGAGCACGGTTGATCTCTTTGGCCGCGGTGTTCATCTTGTGAAGAATCCACCGCTCGGCAAGAGTTTCGCCACGGACAACCCCTGACGTCGAGGGAGTGAAGTCCTTGGGGAGACTTCCCAGAACATACTTGGTAGCCTGGAAGATCTTGTTACAGAACTTGCGGTATCCGTGGATAATCTTGACATCCAGGTTGATATCACCACCACCGGTTGTGGCGTTGACCATGGTGAATCGCAGGGCATCAGCACCACACTGGGGGATACCTTCAGGGAAGGCAGTCTTCTGATACTTGGTGGCCTTTGTGACCTCGCTGGGGTGTAGGTTACCTTGCAGAAGCTTGTCGTGGAGAGACTGCAACTGGATACCTGAGATGACATCCAGGGGATCAACGACGTTACCCAAACTCTTACTCATCTTGCGACCTTCTGAATCTCGAACAAGACTGTGGCAATAGACCTCCTTGAATGGGATATCGCCCGTCATCTTGAGACCGAGCATGATCATTCTGGCAatccagaagaagagaatatCCCAACCTGTCTCGAGGACCTCTGTGGGGTAGAGAGTTTGGAGGTCGTGGGTGTTGTTGGGCCAGCCGAGGGTGCTGAAGGGCCAGAGTCCAGAAGAGAACCATGTGTCGAGAACATCCTCATCTTGCTCAAGTGTATATGTCTTGCCAGGGAGTGCAGCCTTAGCtttctcctcagcctcctctCGTGTTCGGCCGGCAAACCAGAGCTTCTCCTCAGGGATATCTCCAGCGCCGCCCTCGATCTTAGCGTAGTAGACGGGACATCGGTGACCCCACCAGAGCTGCCGGCTGATGCACCAGTCGTTGATGTCCTCAAGCCACCGGAAGTAGCTCTTCTCAGCAGTCTCTGGTCGGATCTTAATGCGTCCGTCTCGAACAGCAGCCAAGGCAGGCTCAGCGAGTTCCTTCATGCGGACCCACCATTGGGGTTTCAGAAGAGGCTCGATGATATCCTTGGACTTTTCGCACAGAGGGACCTTCATGGCgttgtccttcttgtcaacatatagacccttggccttgaga from Fusarium oxysporum Fo47 chromosome III, complete sequence harbors:
- a CDS encoding tRNA synthetases class I-domain-containing protein encodes the protein MATNSGRGNPIAASEGIQDATSTPPAVPAAEKKEIVESATGAHATGQDAGAAAAAGAPKVKTEKELEKERKKAEKQAKFEAKKQKAAATAPKAAKEKKPKEKKVEEEPLPEYVEDTPEGEKKRIRSFEDPHFKAYNPIAVESAWYSWWEKEGFFKPEFKPDGSVKDEGKFVIVHPPPNVTGALHMGHALGDSLQDLMIRWNRMQGKTTLWLPGCDHAGISTQSVVENMLWRKEGKTRHDLGREEFVNTVWKWKDEYHKRINKALTSLGGSFDWSREAFTMDKNLSAAVTETWVKLHEEGTIYRANRLVNWCTKLNTALSNLEVVNKELTGRTLLEVPGYDKKVEFGVIVHFKYPIEGSDELVEVATTRIETMLGDTGIAVHPKDERYKHLIGKTAIHPFIEGRKLPIIADEYVDMEFGTGAVKLTPAHDPNDFTLGQKHGLEFINILTDDGLMNENTGAYKGQKRFDVRYAIQDDLKAKGLYVDKKDNAMKVPLCEKSKDIIEPLLKPQWWVRMKELAEPALAAVRDGRIKIRPETAEKSYFRWLEDINDWCISRQLWWGHRCPVYYAKIEGGAGDIPEEKLWFAGRTREEAEEKAKAALPGKTYTLEQDEDVLDTWFSSGLWPFSTLGWPNNTHDLQTLYPTEVLETGWDILFFWIARMIMLGLKMTGDIPFKEVYCHSLVRDSEGRKMSKSLGNVVDPLDVISGIQLQSLHDKLLQGNLHPSEVTKATKYQKTAFPEGIPQCGADALRFTMVNATTGGGDINLDVKIIHGYRKFCNKIFQATKYVLGSLPKDFTPSTSGVVRGETLAERWILHKMNTAAKEINRALEDREFSKSTLIVYRYWYNELCDVYIENSKAIIRDGTPKERESAIQTLYTALEAALTMIHPFMPFITEEMWQRMPRRPEDQTKSIMVAKYPVYHEQLDDPESERAYELVLGCSKAARSLMAEYALKDEAEVIIQAYNDTALTTVKDQSSSIKTLSGKGIKGVEILTPDATRPAGCVAYPVSTEASVFLHVKGRVDLDAEIAKAQKKLDKAKSSIQKQEKILNDPGYLEKVSDAVRETDEKRLADAKQELNSFEETIKQFEQLKLE
- a CDS encoding P-loop containing nucleoside triphosphate hydrolase protein; this encodes MPLDIEEILRQKKAADAAAAKPRFIPKAERERLAAEKAKKEEDEQKRKASEDAQKRREEEQKWAARSNGSSRHNDSTNGSSRVPTGPKAMNQENGRDRDGYRDQGRGRGRGREGRKGDKQAADKQSAEDIEATLLRSRYLGPQVNQQSNFSAKKKRMRTTEKKFNFEWDADEDTSRDNDPLYTRQAVNHNGSFAGVGGEFDDEAEERARKRARMIEQRDPENGKERAKGIMEDFFRARDKARQRADRTGLGKRWSEKSLEDMRERDWRIFKEDFGIATKGGMIPNPMRSWQESNLPKRLLNIVEDVGYKEPTPIQRAAIPIALQARDLIGVAVTGSGKTAAFLLPLLVYISDLPPLDELNKNDGPYALIMAPTRELVQQIESEARKFAGPLGFRVVSIVGGHSIEEQIYNMRDGAEIIVATPGRLIDCLDRRVLVLAQCCYVIMDEADRMIDMGFEEPVNRILEALPVNNEKPDTEDAEDATKMKRYLGGNDRYRQTMMYTATMPPQVEKIAKKYLRRPAIVTIGNVGEAVDTVEQRVEFIPGEDRRKKRLQEILASNDFAPPIIVFVNIKRNCDAVARDIKQMGWTVATLHGSKTQEQREASLQSVRNGTTQVLVATDLAGRGIDVPDVSLVVNFNMAPKIDSYTHRIGRTGRAGKSGVAITFLGPEDADTMYDLKQILSKSSISKVPEELKRHEAAQSKPVRGDGGGSRKDKEEGLGKGGW
- a CDS encoding 14-3-3 domain-containing protein: MGHEDAVYLAKLAEQAERYEEMVENMKIVAGEDRDLTVEERNLLSVAYKNVIGARRASWRIVTSIEQKEESKGNSSQVTLIKEYRQKIEAELAKICDDILEVLDQHLIPSAKSGESKVFYHKMKGDYHRYLAEFAIGDRRKDSADKSLEAYKAATEVAQTELPPTHPIRLGLALNFSVFYYEILNAPDQACHLAKQAFDDAIAGTTRGLLPIGQRYTDMESTELDTLSEESYKDSTLIMQLLRDNLTLWTSSEAETSAAGQAEAPKEDAPAAATEEPAAPAEEPKAE